One window of Equus caballus isolate H_3958 breed thoroughbred chromosome 3, TB-T2T, whole genome shotgun sequence genomic DNA carries:
- the PRSS54 gene encoding LOW QUALITY PROTEIN: inactive serine protease 54 (The sequence of the model RefSeq protein was modified relative to this genomic sequence to represent the inferred CDS: deleted 1 base in 1 codon), which yields MVSAAALSGDGRMRGMLLLLLCVSHSSASCGIQDINVMETSEEGLVNNNEFPWVVSLQDSLYTHLAFGSILSEFWILSIASVFQNRKDAVVIVGIANMDSKVIAHQEYPISTIIIHEDFDNKTMSNNIALLKTDTAMEFNNLVQSICFLSSEMHEPPALWNCWVAGWNPTSATGKHMTMSILRKISVKDTYPCPLQKLQKTGCGNHMEQETDDVCLGDPGNPMMCQLQHLNLWVLTGILTQGGEQCPGLFLYIRVEDYSDWIMTKTWGTSLPLSSLHPRENLIPFSSHSSRAAVTQEKHSGQEQVGWSQANSLGQESTTIYSWPANSSGESLDFREKGLRESVGSPDTAGQSMYYDYYGGEIGSISGQNRLYQPQEIILFFFVLVFFCNAIYPRS from the exons ATGGTGTCTGCAGCGGCTCTCTCTGGGGATGGCCGA ATGAGAGGGATGCTCTTATTACTGCTCTGCGTCTCCCACTCTTCTGCCA GTTGTGGCATCCAGGATATCAACGTTATGGAAACTTCCGAGGAGGGTTTGGTCAACAACAACGAGTTCCCGTGGGTGGTGTCACTGCAGGATTCCCTGTATACCCACCTGGCTTTCGGCAGCATCCTCAGTGAGTTCTGGATCCTCAGCATCGCATCCGTCTTTCAGAACAG GAAGGATGCTGTCGTTATAGTTGGAATAGCTAATATGGATTCCAAAGTGATTGCTCACCAAGAGTATCCAATCAGTACCATCATCATCCATGAGGACTTTGATAATAAAACAATGAGCAATAACATAGCCCTCCTGAAGACAGACACGGCAATGGAGTTCAACAACCTGGTCCAGTCCATCTGCTTCTTGAGCAGCGAGATGCATGAGCCACCAGCCTTGTGGAACTGCTGGGTGGCAGGATGGAATCCCACATCTGCA ACAGGAAAACACATGACGATGAGTATCCTGAGGAAAATCTCTGTGAAAGACACCTACCCATGTCCCTTACAGAAACTCCAGAAAACAGGATGTGGCAATCACATGGAACAGGAAACAGATGACGTCTGCTTG GGAGACCCAGGAAACCCAATGATGTGCCAGCTCCAGCATTTGAATCTGTGGGTGCTGACAGGAATCCTGACCCAAGGTGGGGAGCAATGCCCTGGCCTCTTTCTGTACATCAGAGTGGAAGACTACAGCGACTGGATCATGACCAAGACTTGGGGGACCAGCCTTCCCCTGTCTTCCCTCCATCCCCGGGAGAATTTGATTCCTTTTTCCAGCCACTCCTCACGTGCCGCTGTGACACAGGAAAAACATTCTGGGCAGGAGCAGGTTGGATGGTCCCAGGCAAACTCCCTAGGACAAGAAAGTACCACCATATATTCATGGCCAGCAAACAGCTCTGGAGAGAGTCTAGACTTTAGGGAAAAGGGCCTAAGGGAATCAGTTGGCTCTCCTGACACGGCCGGACAATCCATGTACTACGACTATTACGGTGGGGAGATTGGGTCTATTTCAGGTCAGAATAGGTTATATCAGCCCCaagaaattatcttgtttttctttgtgcttgttttcttttgcaaTGCTATCTACCCTAGGAGCTAA